The Oncorhynchus tshawytscha isolate Ot180627B linkage group LG12, Otsh_v2.0, whole genome shotgun sequence genome includes a window with the following:
- the LOC112262584 gene encoding NADPH oxidase activator 1-like yields the protein MTLVDLNLSGFEPLRTNKGLFPMTLLDPVDVNKSKGRKKNKSIPSGIPLPPGLKPPTRPQSQLSHEEPPQERPDREASPPSYLPTTSTPPPRYPSTVDSPTELTEDPLANCTILYQMVALCDYAAEGPEDLEFSEGDTIDILSEVNEEWQEGHCAGNIGIFPSLFAYREGEAPSTIDRMTLLLSKKE from the exons AAAGGACTTTTCCCCATGACCCTGCTGGACCCAGTGGATGTCAACAAGTCCAAAGGCagaaaaaaaaataaa AGTATTCCCAGTGGGATCCCCCTCCCACCGGGGCTCAAGCCGCCCACTCGCCCACAGAGCCAGCTTAGCCACGAAGAACCTCCACAGG AGAGGCCTGATAGAGAGGCATCTCCACCCTCCTACCTACCAACCACCTCCACCCCGCCACCCAGGTACCCATCCACGGTGGACAGTCCTACTGAGCTG acCGAGGACCCTCTGGCCAACTGTACCATTCTCTACCAGATGGTGGCACTGTGTGACTATGCAGCTGAGGGACCAGAGGATTTGGAGTTCAGCGAGGGAGACACTATTGACATTCTCAGTGAAG TCAATGAAGAGTGGCAGGAGGGTCACTGTGCTGGTAACATTGGCATCTTCCCCAGCCTTTTTGCCTACCGGGAAGGAGAGGCCCCCTCAACCATCGATCGGATGACCCTGTTGCTATCAAAAAAGGAATAG